A single genomic interval of Staphylococcus hyicus harbors:
- a CDS encoding toprim domain-containing protein, with protein sequence MAMINKVIVVEGKSDKKRVKEVLLEPVDIICTHGTMGIEKLDNMIESLYGKQVYILVDADTEGRKIRKWFSKYLSESTDIFIDSTFSEVARCPRDYLSNVLGRHGFDVKNDFYVKGKYSYHECFRAIEQYI encoded by the coding sequence ATGGCGATGATTAATAAAGTAATTGTTGTAGAAGGCAAATCTGATAAAAAAAGAGTTAAGGAAGTGTTATTAGAACCGGTTGATATCATTTGTACACATGGCACGATGGGCATCGAAAAGTTAGATAATATGATTGAATCTTTGTACGGCAAACAAGTATATATTCTTGTTGATGCTGATACTGAAGGGCGAAAGATTCGAAAATGGTTTTCAAAGTATTTAAGTGAAAGTACAGATATCTTCATTGATTCAACTTTTAGTGAAGTGGCACGGTGTCCACGAGATTACCTCTCAAATGTTTTAGGGCGGCATGGATTTGACGTCAAAAACGATTTTTATGTAAAAGGAAAGTATTCATATCATGAGTGTTTTAGAGCAATCGAACAATACATTTAA
- the gcvH gene encoding glycine cleavage system protein GcvH, whose protein sequence is MAVPSELKYSKEHEWVKVEGNVATVGITDFAQNELGDIVFVELPEVDDEVSEGETFGSVESVKTVSELYSPVSGKIVEVNEDLEDEPEAVNESPYEKAWMVKVELSDESELDALMDAQGYQEMIGE, encoded by the coding sequence GTGGCAGTGCCAAGTGAATTAAAATATTCAAAAGAACACGAGTGGGTAAAAGTCGAAGGAAATGTTGCAACTGTTGGTATTACAGACTTTGCACAAAACGAATTAGGAGATATCGTATTCGTTGAACTTCCAGAAGTGGATGATGAAGTATCAGAAGGCGAAACTTTCGGTAGCGTTGAATCTGTAAAAACAGTTTCAGAATTATATTCACCAGTATCTGGTAAAATCGTAGAAGTGAATGAAGATCTTGAAGACGAGCCAGAAGCTGTAAATGAATCGCCATATGAGAAAGCTTGGATGGTGAAAGTTGAATTAAGCGATGAAAGTGAACTTGATGCTTTAATGGATGCACAAGGTTATCAAGAAATGATTGGCGAATAA